AGCCCTTCGCGCCTGGCCTCGTCCAGCGCGCCCAGGTATTCGGCCATCGGCACCGCGCCCCCGGGCGACGGCCAGTGGATCAGCGTCAGATCCACCTGCTCGGTGCGCAGCCTGGCCAGGCTGGCCTTGAGGCTCGGGATCAGCCGATCGGCGGCCAGGTTGTCGACCCAGATCTTGGTGGTGAGAAACAGGTCGCGGCGCGGCACGCCCGACGCGGCGATCACCTGGCCGACCTCGGCCTCGTTCGCATAGATCTGTGCCGTGTCGATCGCGCGGTAGCCCAGTTCCAGCGCGGTCCTGACCGAGTCGATCGCGGCCTCGCCCGTCAGGCGGAAGGTACCGAGGCCGAAAGCGGGCATCGTGAAAGTGTCGTTCATGGCGTTCCCTTGTGTTCGATGTTGAATCCGTCTCAATGCCCCACCGGGGCCGGGCCATCCAGGCGCGGGCCGATGCCGCCGCGGCGGTCCAGCGCTCCGCTCCAGGCGGTCAGGCCCAGCGAGACCAGCACCACCAGCGCGCCGATCCAGGGCGTATGCATCAGGCCCAGGTGCGTCACGATCCAGCCGCCGGCCCATGCCGCCCCGGCAATGCCCAGGTTGAACGCGGCAATGTTCAGGCCCGACGCCACGTCCACGGCCTGCGGCGCGAAGCGCTCCGCCTGCTTGACCACGTAGGCCTGCAGCCCCGGCACATTGCCGAACGCCACCGCGCCCCACAGCAGCACCGTCGCCACCGCCGTCCACGGATACCGCGCGGTGAACGTGAAGGCGAACAGCACCGCCGCGAGCAGCGCGAAGATGACCTGCAGCGCCGCGATCGGCCCCTTGCGATCGGCCAGCCGGCCGCCCCAAAGGTTCCCCGCCGCCACCGACACGCCGTACACCAGCATCACCCAGCCCACCGCCCCGGCGCTGAAGCCGGCCACGTCCTGCAGGATCGGCGCCAGGAAGGTAAAAGGGATGAACGAGCCGCCGTAGCCGATGGCCGTCTTCGCGTAGACCATCAGCAGGCGCGGCTGCGCCAGCACCTGCAGTTGCCTGGCCAGCGACGCCGGCGGCGCATGCGCGATGTCGCGCGGCACGAACACCAGGCTGCCGACGAAAGCGATCACACCCAGCCCGGCCACCGCCAGGAACGTCTCGCGCCAGCCGAAGTGCTGGCCGATGAACGTGCCCAGCGGCACGCCCGTCACCAGCGCCACCGTCAGGCCCGTGAACATGATGGCGATGGCGCTCGCGGCCTTCTCCCTGGGCACCAGGCTGGTGGCGAGCGTCGAGCCGATCGAAAAGAACACGCCGTGCGCCAGCCCCGTCATCACGCGCGCCAGCACCAGCGGCGCATAGCCCGGCGCGCGCCACGCCAGCAGGTTGCCGAGCGTGAACAGCGCCATCAGCGCCAGCAGCAGCGCCTTGCGCGGCAGCCGCCCCGTCAGCGCCGTGAGCACCGGGGCGCCGACCGCCACGCCCAGCGCATACAGGCTGACCAGCCATCCGGCCGACGGCAGCGTGATGCCGAGATCGGCCGCCACCGTCGGGATCAGGCCAACGATGACGAACTCGGTCGTCCCGATGGCGAACGCGCTCAGCGTGAGCGCAAGCAAAGCAATCGGCATGGTGCCCTCCGTGATGCAGACGGACGGAGTGTCAGGGCGCTCGCCTTTGCAAAAAACCCCGCATTGGGCAGAATACTTTTGACTGAAAATTGATAATCTGGCCGACGCCTCCATGAAAACGACGCTCGAAGAACTGCTCGCCTTCCGCACGGTGGTCGACACCGGCTCGGTCACCGCCGCCGCCGAACAGCTCGGCCAGACCGTCTCGGGTGTGAGCCGCGCGCTGCGCCGGCTGGAAGAGAAGCTGGAGACCACGCTGCTGTCCCGCACCACGCGCCGGCTGGCGCTGACCGACGAGGGCACGGCCTTCCTGGCGCACGCGCGCGGCATCCTCGCCGCCGTCGACGAAGCCGAGGAGCTGATCGCCCTGCGCCGCCAGCAGCCGGGCGGGCGCCTGCGCGTCAACGCCGCCATGCCGTTCATGCTGCATGTGATCGCGCCGCTGGTGGCCGACTTCCGCGCGCAGTATCCGCAGATCGAGCTGGAACTGAACACCAGCGACCGCATCATCGACCTGCTGGAAGAAGACACCGACGTCGCCATCCGCATCGGCGCGCTGCGCGACTCGACCCTGCGGGCGCGGCGGCTCGGCACGCGGCGGCTGCGCGTGCTGGCCAGTCCCGCCTACCTGAAGGCGCACGGCCGTCCGCGCACGGTCGATGCGCTCCGGCATCACGCGCTGCTCGGCTTCGTGCAGCCCGAATCGCTGAACCACTGGCCGCTGCGCGGCCCGCACGGCGACCGCCTGCGCATCACGCCGACGCTCAAGGCCTCCAGCGGCGAGACCCTGCGACAACTCGCGCTGCAGGGCGCCGGCATCGTCTGCCTGGCCGATTTCATGACGGCCCGGGATCGCCGCGCGGGCGATCTCGTCCAGGTGCTGCCCGAGGCCACCGTCGAGATCCAGCAGCCGATCCATGCGGTCTACTACCGCAACACGCAGCTGGCCTCGTGCATCACGTGCTTTCTCGACGTGCTCGAAGCCCGCCTGGCACAGGGCGAATGAGGTGAAACCCCTGCGCGGCTGTGCAACAATTGCGCGATTGCACACCCACCTTCCGCGCGCGGCCGATCGGTCGCGCGCTACGCATTTGACATCGCATGGCTGAACACTCCGCTCCGGCTCTGGAGATCGACCCGAAATACGGCCCCTTCGACAAGCACACGCCGATGATGCAGCAGTACCTCAAGCTGAAATCGGCGCATCCGCATACGCTTGTCTTCTATCGGATGGGCGACTTCTACGAACTGTTCTTCGAAGACGCCGAAAAGGCCGCACGTCTGCTCGACATCACGCTGACCTCGCGCGGCACCACCAACGGCCAGCCGATCCGCATGGCCGGCGTGCCGTTCCACGCAGTCGAGCAATACCTGGCCAAGCTGGTCAAGCTGGGCGAATCGGTCGCCATCTGCGAGCAGATCGGCGACCCGGCCACCACCAAGGGGCCGGTCGAGCGCAAGGTCGTGCGCGTGGTCACGCCCGGCACGCTGACCGACGCGGCGCTGCTGTCCGACAAGGTCAACAACCACCTGCTCGCCATCGCGCAGATCCCGGGCAAGCGCGGCGCCGCGCCGCTGGTCGGCCTGGCCTGGCTCAACCTCGTCGGCGGCGAACTGCGGCTGATGGAATGCAGCGCCGAACAGCTCGACCGCGAACTCGAGCGCATCCGCCCCGCCGAGGTGCTGGCCGATGACGCCACGCTCAACGCCGTCGCCTTCGACGTCGCCCGCACCCGCCTGCCGGACTGGCACTTCGACGTGGAAGCCGGCGCACGCCGCCTGCGCGAGCAACTGGGCGTGGCGAGCCTGGTGGCCTTCGGCTGCGAGACGCTGACGGCCGCGCTGGCCGCCGCCGGCGCCCTGCTGAACTACGCCGCCGCCACGCAGGGCCAGTCGCTGCGCCACGTGATCGGCCTGACGGTCGAGCACGAGAGCGAATTCATCGGCCTGGACACCGCCACCCGCCGCAACCTGGAGCTGACCGAAACCCTGCGCGGACAGGAATCGCCGACGCTGTTCTCGCTGCTCGACACCTGCGCCACCAGCATGGGCAGCCGCCTGCTGCGCCACTGGCTGCACCATCCGCTGCGCGACCGCGCGGTGCCGCAGGCGCGCCAGCAGGCCATCGAGGTGCTGCTGGCCGGCGA
The sequence above is a segment of the Ralstonia nicotianae genome. Coding sequences within it:
- a CDS encoding MFS transporter is translated as MPIALLALTLSAFAIGTTEFVIVGLIPTVAADLGITLPSAGWLVSLYALGVAVGAPVLTALTGRLPRKALLLALMALFTLGNLLAWRAPGYAPLVLARVMTGLAHGVFFSIGSTLATSLVPREKAASAIAIMFTGLTVALVTGVPLGTFIGQHFGWRETFLAVAGLGVIAFVGSLVFVPRDIAHAPPASLARQLQVLAQPRLLMVYAKTAIGYGGSFIPFTFLAPILQDVAGFSAGAVGWVMLVYGVSVAAGNLWGGRLADRKGPIAALQVIFALLAAVLFAFTFTARYPWTAVATVLLWGAVAFGNVPGLQAYVVKQAERFAPQAVDVASGLNIAAFNLGIAGAAWAGGWIVTHLGLMHTPWIGALVVLVSLGLTAWSGALDRRGGIGPRLDGPAPVGH
- a CDS encoding LysR substrate-binding domain-containing protein; protein product: MKTTLEELLAFRTVVDTGSVTAAAEQLGQTVSGVSRALRRLEEKLETTLLSRTTRRLALTDEGTAFLAHARGILAAVDEAEELIALRRQQPGGRLRVNAAMPFMLHVIAPLVADFRAQYPQIELELNTSDRIIDLLEEDTDVAIRIGALRDSTLRARRLGTRRLRVLASPAYLKAHGRPRTVDALRHHALLGFVQPESLNHWPLRGPHGDRLRITPTLKASSGETLRQLALQGAGIVCLADFMTARDRRAGDLVQVLPEATVEIQQPIHAVYYRNTQLASCITCFLDVLEARLAQGE